The Carassius auratus strain Wakin chromosome 40, ASM336829v1, whole genome shotgun sequence genome has a segment encoding these proteins:
- the LOC113058386 gene encoding dual specificity tyrosine-phosphorylation-regulated kinase 1A-like, whose product MAAPMPHSHQQYSDCQQQSTDQSVTVLPYSDQAQALTASQRHMPQSFRDPTLAPLRKLSIDLIKTYKHINEVYYAKKKRRHQQGQGEDSSHKKERKVFNDGYDDENYDYIVKNGEKWMDRYEIDSLIGKGSFGQVVKAYDRAEQEWVAIKIIKNKKAFLNQAQIEVRLLELMNKHDTEMKYYIVHLKRHFMFRNHLCLVFEMLSYNLYDLLRNTNFRGVSLNLTRKFAQQLCTALLFLATPELSIIHCDLKPENILLCNPKRSAIKIVDFGSSCQLGQRIYQYIQSRFYRSPEVLLGMPYDLAIDMWSMGCILVEMHTGEPLFSGANEVDQMNKIVEVLGIPPNHIMDLAPKARKFFEKLSDGTWSIKKTKDGKRYKPPASRKLQVILGVECGGPGSRRVGESGHAVADYLKFKDLILRMLDYDPKTRIQPYYALQHSFFKKTTDEGTNTSSSVSTSPALEQSQSSGTTSSTSSSSGGSTGTSTSGRARSDPSHHHRHSGGHFGKAMPAIDCDNLCPQARPPYHPPVVWPGVVGTEPVPVETHPVQETTFHVPPQHPKALHPPHHHHHHHHGQVIATRPRPRLYNSPSNSASTQDSMEVVHGHLSMTSLSSSASSSSTSSSSTGHQGHQAYQLRQLPASTLNFSQNGSMRMGLGAFSNPRQETGMAGQPTYPVATNTGPGHFIAEGHLGMRQGIDREDSPMTGVCVQQSSLASS is encoded by the exons ATGGCTGCTCCCATGCCTCATTCACACCAGCAGTACAGTGACTGTCAACAGCAGAGTACAGACCAGTCTGTCACTGTACTGCCATACAGTGATCAGGCACAAGCACTCACTGCCAGCCAG AGGCACATGCCCCAGAGCTTTCGTGATCCCACTTTAGCTCCTTTGAGGAAACTCTCCATAGACCTGATCAAAACCTACAAACACATCAATGAG GTGTATTATGCAAAAAAGAAACGACGGCATCAACAGGGTCAAGGTGAGGACTCCAGCCACAAGAAAGAGAGGAAAGTCTTCAACGATGGCTACGATGATGAGAACTATGACTACATTGTCAAGAATGGGGAAAAATGGATGGACCGCTATGAAATTGACTCTTTAATTGGAAAAGGGTCATTTGGACAG GTTGTAAAAGCTTACGACCGTGCTGAGCAAGAGTGGGTAGCAATTAAGATTATCAAGAACAAGAAGGCCTTTCTGAATCAAGCTCAGATTGAAGTACGTCTTCTCGAGCTCATGAACAAACATGACACAGAGATGAAATACTATATAG TACATTTGAAACGGCACTTCATGTTCCGGAATCATCTTTGCTTAGTATTTGAAATGTTGTCGTACAACCTGTATGACTTGTTACGGAACACGAACTTCAGAGGTGTCTCTTTGAATCTGACGCGGAAGTTCGCCCAGCAGTTGTGTACAGCGCTACTGTTTCTCGCTACACCGGAGCTCAGCATCATCCACTGTGACCTTAAGCCAGAGAACATCCTGCTATGTAACCCCAAGAGAAGTGCCATCAAAATAGTGGACTTTGGGAGCTCCTGCCAACTGGGACAAAGG ATATACCAGTACATCCAGAGTCGATTCTACCGCTCCCCTGAAGTGTTATTGGGAATGCCATATGACCTGGCCATAGATATGTGGTCTATGGGATGTATTCTGGTGGAAATGCATACAGGAGAACCTCTATTTAGTGGAGCCAATGAG GTGGACCAAATGAACAAAATTGTTGAAGTACTTGGGATCCCACCCAATCACATTATGGACCTAGCACCAAAAGCCAGGAAGTTCTTTGAGAAGTTGTCAGATGGGACATGGAGTATTAAGAAGACCAAAGACGGAAAAAGG TACAAACCTCCAGCGTCTCGAAAGCTCCAAGTCATCTTGGGAGTTGAATGTGGCGGACCAGGCAGTCGTCGGGTGGGAGAATCCGGACACGCAGTAGCTGACTACTTGAAGTTCAAGGACCTCATTCTCAGAATGCTGGACTACGACCCCAAGACCAGAATTCAGCCCTACTATGCCCTCCAGCACAGCTTCTTCAAGAAGACCACGGATGAAGGAACCAACACAAGCAGTAGTGTGTCAACAAGTCCTGCTCTCGAGCAGTCGCAGTCATCAGGGACCACTTCTAGTACATCCTCAAGCTCAG GAGGATCGACTGGAACTAGCACCAGTGGCAGAGCAAGATCCGATCCATCTCATCACCACCGGCACAGCGGCGGTCATTTTGGCAAAGCCATGCCAGCCATAGACTGTGACAACCTTTGCCCTCAG GCGAGACCGCCTTATCACCCGCCAGTAGTATGGCCTGGAGTCGTAGGAACAGAACCTGTCCCTGTAGAAACTCATCCAGTCCAGGAAACCACTTTTCATGTGCCTCCCCAGCACCCCAAAGCATTGCACCCCcctcaccatcaccatcaccatcaccatgGACAGGTCATAGCAACCCGACCACGGCCGCGACTCTACAACTCGCCCAGCAACAGCGCCTCCACCCAGGATTCCATGGAGGTGGTGCACGGTCATCTGTCCATGACATCCCTGTCTTCCTCAGCATCCTCTTCCTCAACATCTTCCTCTTCCACAGGACACCAAGGCCACCAGGCTTACCAGCTCCGCCAGCTTCCTGCCAGCACCCTGAACTTTAGTCAAAATGGGAGTATGAGAATGGGTTTGGGTGCCTTCTCAAATCCTCGCCAAGAGACTGGTATGGCCGGGCAACCCACGTACCCTGTTGCCACAAACACAGGACCTGGTCACTTTATAGCAGAGGGACACCTGGGCATGAGACAAGGCATCGATAGGGAAGATTCTCCGATGACTGGAGTCTGTGTTCAGCAGAGCTCGCTGGCCAGCTCGTGA